One window of Oreochromis niloticus isolate F11D_XX linkage group LG23, O_niloticus_UMD_NMBU, whole genome shotgun sequence genomic DNA carries:
- the LOC112843912 gene encoding zinc finger BED domain-containing protein 4, translated as MEVQQAVAIQHYSQRKACSSAAADGTAHLETYQRDLTPLTADECDIVRETLLVVAPFHQATVELSEERRVSESKVILMMKMLYCALERNSLHLHTQAATHLHDQLRRRVTDTASNLESLSVLTLSTLLDPRFKTLGFRSSSKCSEAVNRLKVECAAVIARTTSEPQPGPSSEQSPVPENLWQWLDEEVGRQTNNATADSIIEVQRYLAERSIPRSEDPLTYWGNRRTSYPNLFHLALQFVYPSFICAL; from the exons ATGGAAGTACAGCAAGCTGTGGCA ATCCAGcactacagccaaagaaaagcttgcTCAAGTGCAGCAGCAGATGGGACGGCCCATCTTGAAACTTATCAACGAG ATTTAACTCCACTTACGGCTGATGAGTGTGACATCGTAAGGGAAACACTTCTTGTGGTGGCCCCTTTCCATCAGGCCACAGTGGAGTTGTCTGAGGAGAGGAGAGTTTCAGAATCAAAGGTAATCCTGATGATGAAAATGCTATATTGTGCACTTGAGCGGAACTCTTTACATCTACACACACAAGCAGCCACCCATCTCCATGACCAACTTAGGCGTCGTGTCACAGACACTGCTTCTAATCTGGAGTCATTAAGTGTGTTGACCCTCTCAACACTTTTAGACCCCAGATTTAAAACACTCGGATTTCGTAGTTCCTCCAAGTGTAGTGAGGCAGTCAATCGCCTGAAAGTGGAGTGTGCTGCAGTAATTGCCCGCACAACATCTGAGCCACAGCCTGGACCTTCATCAGAGCAGTCACCTGTTCCAG aaaACCTGTGGCAGTGGCTCGATGAAGAAGTtggcagacaaacaaacaatgcaACAGCAGACTCCATCATTGAGGTCCAGCGCTACTTGGCGGAGAGAAGCATTCCacgatcagaggatcctttaacgtactgggggaatagAAGAACATCTTATCCTAACCTTTTTCACCTGGCATTACagtttgtgtaccccagcttcatctgtgccctGTGA
- the LOC112843780 gene encoding OX-2 membrane glycoprotein-like gives MADCVLVYLLFVCGVFQTGAAAVIQTQQTVLAAVGEDAEFSCQLLETKVVLQVTWQKISAGGETNVATYNKYFGQRVNDGFNDKVEFKYTGLQNCSIVIRNVTEQDEGCYRCLFNTYPEGAFIGRTCLQISGKNFYLL, from the exons ATGGCAGATTGTGTGCTTGTGTATCTACTTTTTGTGTGTGGAGTCTTTCAAACAG gtgcagcagcagtgatccaaacacagcagactGTGCTGGCAGCAGTGGGAGAAGATGCTGAATTCAGCTGTCAGCTCTTGGAGACTAAAGTCGTCCTTCAGGTCACATGGCAGAAAATCTCAGCTGGTGGAGAGACAAATGTTGCCACATACAACAAGTACTTTGGTCAGAGAGTAAATGACGGCTTTAACGATAAAGTTGAGTTTAAATACACTGGACTACAGAACTGCTCCATAGTCATCAGGAATGTGACGGAGCAGGATGAAGGATGCTATCGTTGTCTGTTTAACACTTATCCTGAAGGAGCCTTTATTGGTAGAACCTGCCTCCAAATTTCTGGTAAGAACTTTTACCTTCTTTAA